The proteins below come from a single Benincasa hispida cultivar B227 chromosome 4, ASM972705v1, whole genome shotgun sequence genomic window:
- the LOC120075517 gene encoding E3 ubiquitin-protein ligase SHPRH isoform X7, which yields MEEDMKACSVVLSGSLRLRVEILSSAFAACESIFDNGRQLWKKSMMNTIAWLRPEVVLSEVKYGVVKSTNMDTSLHHGTGDDTSNSRKHVNFDTVAFYDAIKPSKDEPMLDEDIPNLLPKLRQYQRRAAYWMVQREKGFSGNLGVGENVQLISPLCMALKCVDTCSRVFYNPFSGNLTLNAEQTLPHVYGGILADEMGLGKTIELLACILSHQMSVFEGGKGFHDELQQPVEDQRTEFKRLKRERVECLCGAVSENHRYKGLWVQCDICDAWQHADCVGYSPKGRILKPIDTEGGNCRKEKRNNRNTLNVIVRAEEHVCTPCLELMQATDSPMATGATLIVCPAPILFQWQAEILRHTHPGSIKLLVYEGVRDTSLLSTLSVQINDLINSDIVLTSYDVLKEDLSHDSDRHEGDRRFMRFQKRYPVIPTPLTRIFWWRICLDEGQMVESNATAATEMASRLYASHRWCITGTPIQRKLEDLYGLLRFVKASPFNVHRWWVEVIRDPYERRDPGAMEFTHKFFKQIMWRSLKIHVTDELQLPPQEEQVTWLTFSPIEEHFYQRQHETCVSYAREVIQGLKDDFVKKKVPDCISSDIPSDLLINHADAGKLLSTLLKLRQACCHPQVGSSGLRSLQQSPMTMEEILMVLVSKTKIEGEEALRRSVVALNALAGIAIIEKKFSEAFSLYKEALELAEENNEDFRLDPLLSIHIHHNLAEILPLAVDQSQSRLKDQFCPRTSEVKAARMDDSEKYDNHVHVMKKQKVSETLYAPCSEDNTGKMIDRPLELTRKDTNTKKEENCEPHLSSSYFDDISIRKACEAMRQKYLAVFSSKLSVAQQEFTKSYMQVGSELKDRGNLNHVWWLEAVHHAEQNKDFSHELIRKVEEAVSGNLNNSKSRVGSRFRSINALKYHVQSGLDLLEASRKVVLDRLLEIDQTMENPKEEDIERVRYCRNCQADSNGPPCVLCELDDLFQEYEARLFRLNKVQGGMVTSVEEAVEAQKKKSALNRFYWSLLQQNKNSSSSRVGYEEPNKRDVGEKVMVSKHPSELEVVLGVIKNFCKTQLGKESIAAANKQLHLLEYMRKEYGHARSLAIAQAQVLNAHDEIKMATTRLCLRDDDDSSAYAISEHELPAASVQYSSDKFMSLAMLARVKGKLRYLKGLVQSKQNIPLDSSSNLALTQQPATMSTSMEQKSENTSKADEESCPVCQEKLSNQKMVFQCGHITCCKCLFAMTEKTLHGSKIQTKWVMCPTCRQHTDFGNIAYADDSKNETLDPSTLHETSREHELSITVQGSYGTKVEAVVRRILWIKYTDSKAKVLVFSSWNDVLDVLQYAFAANSITFIRMKGGRQSHTAISEFRGQKINAKENQKKRPSGKVPELRSAQVLLLLIQHGANGLNLLEAQHVVLVEPLLNPAAEAQAISRVHRIGQKNKTFVHRFIVKDTVEESIYKLNRSRESSSFITGNTKNQDQPLLTLKEVESLFASKASPLRENDEKGSETLRHLAPSMAATIAAERRLKVHTT from the exons ATGGAGGAAGATATGAAAGCTTGCTCGGTGGTGTTATCAG GATCTCTCAGGTTGAGGGTGGAAATACTATCGAGTGCTTTTGCCGCTTGTGAGTCAATATTTGATAATGGCAGGCAGTTGTGGAAAAAGAGTATGATGAATACCATTGCTTGGTTGCGCCCTGAAGTAGTATTATCTGAGGTCAAGTATGGAGTTGTTAAATCCACTAATATGGACACTAGTTTGCATCATGGGACAGGGGATGACACGTCCAACTCTAGGAAACATGTAAATTTTGATACTGTTGCCTTTTATGATGCCATTAAGCCATCCAA AGATGAACCCATGCTTGATGAAGACATACCCAATTTGCTTCCGAAACTAAGACAATATCAGCGTCGTGCAGCCTACTGGATGGTACAGCGGGAGAAAGGATTTTCTGGAAATTTAGGTGTGGGGGAAAATGTCCAACTTATTTCTCCCCTGTGTATGGCCCTGAAATGTGTTGACACTTGTTCAAGAGTGTTCTACAATCCTTTCAG TGGAAATCTTACTTTGAATGCAGAGCAAACTTTGCCGCATGTTTATGGGGGCATTCTAGCTG ATGAGATGGGTCTAGGAAAAACAATTGAACTACTGGCATGCATACTTTCTCATCAAATGTCAGTGTTTGAAGGTGGAAAAGGTTTTCATGATGAATTGCAACAGCCTGTTGAAGATCAGAGAACCGAatttaaaagattgaaaaggGAGCGTGTTGAGTGTCTGTGTGGAGCTGTTAGTGAAAATCACAGATACAAAGGGTTATGGGTGCAATGTGATATTTGTGATGCATGGCAACATGCTGACTGCGTTGGTTATTCACCTAAAGGAAGAATTCTCAAACCCATTGACACCGAGGGTGGGAACTgtagaaaggaaaagagaaataatAGGAATACATTGAATGTAATTGTGAGAGCTGAGGAACATGTTTGTACGCCTTGCTTAGAGCTGATGCAGGCTACCGATTCCCCAATGGCTACAGGTGCAACTCTAATTGTCTGTCCTGCTCCCATATTATTCCAGTGGCAAGCTGAGATTTTACG TCATACTCATCCAGGTTCAATAAAACTACTTGTCTACGAAGGAGTGAGGGATACTTCTCTTTTAAGCACATTGTCTGTGCAGATTAATGATCTCATCAATTCTGATATAGTCTTAACATCCTATGATGTGCTTAAAGAAGACCTATCGCATGATTCTGATCGGCACGAAGGTGATCGTCGCTTCATGAGATTCCAGAAGAG GTACCCTGTTATCCCTACTCCTCTCACTAGGATCTTTTGGTGGAGGATTTGTTTGGATGAGGGACAAATGGTAGAGAGCAATGCTACTGCTGCTACTGAAATGGCTTCACGACTTTATGCTAGTCACCGGTGGTGCATCACAGGGACTCCCATACAAAGGAAACTTGAAGATTTATATGGACTATTGCGATTTGTCAAAGCAAGTCCATTTAATGTTCATAGATGGTGGGTTGAAGTTATAAGAGATCCATATGAG AGGAGGGATCCTGGTGCTATGGAATTCACACACAAATTCTTTAAGCAAATCATGTGGCGTTCTTTGAAAATACATGTTACAGATGAATTGCAGCTACCTCCCCAGGAGGAACAAGTCACTTGGCTAACGTTTTCACCAATTGAAGAGCATTTTTACCAGAGGCAGCATGAAACTTGTGTGAGTTATGCCCGTGAAGTTATTCAAGGTTTGAAAGATGATTTTGTCAAAAAGAAAGTCCCAG ATTGCATCTCTTCTGATATTCCATCTGATCTTCTTATCAACCATGCGGATGCTGGAAAACTGCTGAGCACACTTTTGAAGCTTCGCCAAGCTTGCTGTCACCCACAAGTAGGAAGTTCGGGACTGCGGTCATTGCAACAATCCCCAATGACAATGGAGGAAATATTGATG GTCCTTGTTAGTAAGACCAAGATAGAAGGAGAGGAAGCTCTGAGGAGATCAGTTGTTGCTTTAAATGCACTTGCTGGAATAGCTATTATTGAGAAGAAATTTTCTGAAGCCTTCTCGCTATATAAAGAAGCTCTAGAATTGGCAGAGGAGAACAATGAAGATTTTCGCTTAGATCCTCTATTGAGCATTCACATCCATCACAATCTTGCTGAGATACTTCCATTAGCTGTGGACCAGTCACAATCTCGTTTAAAAGATCAATTTTGTCCAAGGACTAGCGAAGTGAAGGCAGCCAGGATGGATGACTCTGAAAAGTATGATAATCATGTTCATGTCATGAAGAAACAAAAAGTTAGTGAGACCCTGTATGCTCCTTGTAGTGAAGATAATACAGGGAAGATGATAGACCGTCCTCTTGAGCTGACAAGAAAAGATACAAACaccaaaaaggaagaaaattgtgAGCCTCATCTGTCAAGTAGTTACTTCGATGATATCTCTATAAGAAAAGCATGTGAGGCTATGAGGCAGAAATATCTAGCTGTCTTTTCCTCAAAGCTCTCTGTTGCCCAGCAAGAGTTCACAAAGTCCTATATGCAG GTTGGAAGTGAACTCAAAGACAGGGGAAATCTTAACCACGTTTGGTGGTTGGAAGCAGTTCACCATGCTGAACAGAATAAGGACTTCTCTCACGAGTTGATAAGAAAGGTTGAAGAGGCTGTATCTGGAAACCTTAACAACTCAAAATCTAGAGTTGGATCGCG TTTCCGCAGCATTAATGCTTTGAAGTATCATGTCCAGAGTGGTTTGGACCTTTTGGAAGCTTCTAGGAAAGTTGTGCTTGATCGACTTTTAGAAATTGATCAGACCATGGAAAATCCAAAAGAAGAAGATATTGAACGTGTTAGGTACTGTCGAAATTGTCAAGCAGACAGTAACGGACCACCTTGTGTTCTTTGTGAACTAGATGATCTATTTCAG GAATATGAGGCTAGGCTTTTCCGCCTTAATAAAGTACAAGGAGGAATGGTTACTTCTGTTGAAGAGGCCGTTGAAGCTCAAAAGAAAAAGTCAGCACTCAATCGTTTCTATTGGAGTCTATTGCAGCAAAATAAAAACTCAAGTTCATCTAGAGTTGGGTATGAAGAACCTAACAAAAGAGATGTTGGAGAAAAAGTTATG GTGTCTAAGCATCCTTCTGAATTGGAGGTTGTTCTTGGTGTTATCAAGAACTTCTGTAAGACACAACTAGGAAAAGAAAGTATAGCAGCAGCCAACAAGCAGCTGCACCTTCTGGAG TACATGCGAAAGGAGTATGGACATGCAAGGTCCTTAGCCATTGCGCAAGCTCAAGTTTTGAATGCTCATGATGAAATTAAGATGGCAACCACGAGATTGTGCTTAAGGGATGATGATGACAGCTCAGCTTATGCTATCAGTGAGCATGAGCTACCTGCAGCTAGTGTCCAGTATTCTAGCGACAAGTTCATGTCCTTGGCTATGTTAGCGCGTGTAAAAGGAAAACTTCGTTATTTGAAG GGTTTGGTGCAATCTAAACAGAACATACCATTAGATAGTTCCAGTAATCTAGCATTAACTCAACAACCAGCTACCATGTCAACATCTATGGAACAAAAAAGTGAGAACACATCGAAAGCTGATGAGGAATCATGCCCTGTTTGCCAAGAAAAACTAAGCAATCAAAAGATGGTTTTTCAATGTGGACACATTACATGCTGTAAAT GTTTGTTTGCAATGACTGAAAAGACGCTGCATGGTAGTAAAATTCAAACTAAATGGGTGATGTGCCCCACCTGCCGCCAACACACAGATTTTGGGAATATTGCTTATGCAGATGATAGTAAAAATGAAACACTTGATCCTTCAACTTTGCACGAAACTTCTAGGGAGCATGAATTGTCCATTACAGTTCAAGGTTCCTATGGAACGAAG GTTGAAGCGGTTGTAAGACGAATCTTGTGGATCAAGTATACAGATTCGAAAGCGAAAGTTCTAGTTTTCTCTAGTTGGAATGATGTTCTTGATGTTTTACAATATGCCTTTGCTGCCAACAGCATTACCTTTATCAGGATGAAAGGAGGCAG ACAATCTCATACAGCTATTAGTGAATTTAGAGGACAGAAGATCAAtgcaaaagaaaatcaaaagaaacgGCCATCGGGAAAGGTGCCAGAATTAAGATCTGCGCAGGTTCTATTGCTCTTGATTCAGCATGGAGCTAATGGCCTAAACCTTCTCGAAGCTCAACATGTTGTCCTTGTGGAACCACTGCTCAATCCAGCTGCAGAAGCGCAAGCAATTAGCAGGGTACACCGAATTGGACAGAAAAATAAAACGTTCGTGCACCGATTCATA GTTAAAGACACCGTGGAAGAGAGCATATACAAGCTAAACAGAAGCAGAGAGAGCTCTTCCTTCATCACTGGAAATACAAAGAATCAAGATCAGCCCCTTTTGACGCTTAAAGAAGTCGAGTCTCTGTTTGCATCCAAAGCATCACCATTAAGGGAAAATGATGAGAAGGGAAGTGAAACGCTAAGGCATTTGGCTCCTTCTATGGCTGCTACTATAGCAGCTGAGAGGAGACTCAAAGTGCATACCACATAG
- the LOC120075517 gene encoding E3 ubiquitin-protein ligase SHPRH isoform X9, whose translation MGRRKQRQPHRSGGIRFEDRGDPKTQIDINGAVESSDIKVAEVNEPIFVEVDRTGWNSNEHHDISEVFLMDVRLEHPFVDFRLDKSFCENSRYSLRFRLCNVNGSLLDRIKFGHWPVLSSNDILLELIERDMEEDMKACSVVLSGNFDGPDEAISGLVHLANLKFATLRPVEGVSVSQNTGSLRLRVEILSSAFAACESIFDNGRQLWKKSMMNTIAWLRPEVVLSEVKYGVVKSTNMDTSLHHGTGDDTSNSRKHVNFDTVAFYDAIKPSKDEPMLDEDIPNLLPKLRQYQRRAAYWMVQREKGFSGNLGVGENVQLISPLCMALKCVDTCSRVFYNPFSGNLTLNAEQTLPHVYGGILADEMGLGKTIELLACILSHQMSVFEGGKGFHDELQQPVEDQRTEFKRLKRERVECLCGAVSENHRYKGLWVQCDICDAWQHADCVGYSPKGRILKPIDTEGGNCRKEKRNNRNTLNVIVRAEEHVCTPCLELMQATDSPMATGATLIVCPAPILFQWQAEILRHTHPGSIKLLVYEGVRDTSLLSTLSVQINDLINSDIVLTSYDVLKEDLSHDSDRHEGDRRFMRFQKRYPVIPTPLTRIFWWRICLDEGQMVESNATAATEMASRLYASHRWCITGTPIQRKLEDLYGLLRFVKASPFNVHRWWVEVIRDPYERRDPGAMEFTHKFFKQIMWRSLKIHVTDELQLPPQEEQVTWLTFSPIEEHFYQRQHETCVSYAREVIQGLKDDFVKKKVPDCISSDIPSDLLINHADAGKLLSTLLKLRQACCHPQVGSSGLRSLQQSPMTMEEILMVLVSKTKIEGEEALRRSVVALNALAGIAIIEKKFSEAFSLYKEALELAEENNEDFRLDPLLSIHIHHNLAEILPLAVDQSQSRLKDQFCPRTSEVKAARMDDSEKYDNHVHVMKKQKVSETLYAPCSEDNTGKMIDRPLELTRKDTNTKKEENCEPHLSSSYFDDISIRKACEAMRQKYLAVFSSKLSVAQQEFTKSYMQVGSELKDRGNLNHVWWLEAVHHAEQNKDFSHELIRKVEEAVSGNLNNSKSRVGSRFRSINALKYHVQSGLDLLEASRKVVLDRLLEIDQTMENPKEEDIERVRYCRNCQADSNGPPCVLCELDDLFQEYEARLFRLNKVQGGMVTSVEEAVEAQKKKSALNRFYWSLLQQNKNSSSSRVGYEEPNKRDVGEKVMVSKHPSELEVVLGVIKNFCKTQLGKESIAAANKQLHLLEYMRKEYGHARSLAIAQAQVLNAHDEIKMATTRLCLRDDDDSSAYAISEHELPAASVQYSSDKFMSLAMLARVKGKLRYLKGLVQSKQNIPLDSSSNLALTQQPATMSTSMEQKSENTSKADEESCPVCQEKLSNQKMVFQCGHITCCKCLFAMTEKTLHGSKIQTKWVMCPTCRQHTDFGNIAYADDSKNETLDPSTLHETSREHELSITVQGSYGTKVCSPA comes from the exons ATGGGTAGAAGGAAGCAGAGGCAACCTCATCGCTCTGGTGGAATAAGATTTGAAGATCGGGGGGATCCCAAGACACAGATTGATATTAATGGGGCTGTGGAATCGTCAGACATCAAAGTTGCTGAGGTTAACGAGCCCATTTTTGTTGAAGTTGATCGAACTGGATGGAATTCCAATGAGCACCATGATATTTCTGAAGTTTTTCTAATGGATGTAAGGTTAGAACACCCTTTTGTCGATTTTCGCTTGGATAAAAGTTTTTGTGAGAACTCGAGATACTCATTAAGGTTTCGGTTGTGCAATGTAAATGGATCGCTTCTTGATCGTATTAAGTTTGGGCATTGGCCAGTTTTATCTTCAAATGATATATTATTGGAACTCATTGAGAGAGACATGGAGGAAGATATGAAAGCTTGCTCGGTGGTGTTATCAGGTAATTTTGATGGACCTGATGAGGCCATTTCTGGCCTTGTTCATCTTGCAAATTTGAAGTTTGCGACATTGAGGCCAGTTGAGGGTGTTTCCGTTTCCCAAAATACAGGATCTCTCAGGTTGAGGGTGGAAATACTATCGAGTGCTTTTGCCGCTTGTGAGTCAATATTTGATAATGGCAGGCAGTTGTGGAAAAAGAGTATGATGAATACCATTGCTTGGTTGCGCCCTGAAGTAGTATTATCTGAGGTCAAGTATGGAGTTGTTAAATCCACTAATATGGACACTAGTTTGCATCATGGGACAGGGGATGACACGTCCAACTCTAGGAAACATGTAAATTTTGATACTGTTGCCTTTTATGATGCCATTAAGCCATCCAA AGATGAACCCATGCTTGATGAAGACATACCCAATTTGCTTCCGAAACTAAGACAATATCAGCGTCGTGCAGCCTACTGGATGGTACAGCGGGAGAAAGGATTTTCTGGAAATTTAGGTGTGGGGGAAAATGTCCAACTTATTTCTCCCCTGTGTATGGCCCTGAAATGTGTTGACACTTGTTCAAGAGTGTTCTACAATCCTTTCAG TGGAAATCTTACTTTGAATGCAGAGCAAACTTTGCCGCATGTTTATGGGGGCATTCTAGCTG ATGAGATGGGTCTAGGAAAAACAATTGAACTACTGGCATGCATACTTTCTCATCAAATGTCAGTGTTTGAAGGTGGAAAAGGTTTTCATGATGAATTGCAACAGCCTGTTGAAGATCAGAGAACCGAatttaaaagattgaaaaggGAGCGTGTTGAGTGTCTGTGTGGAGCTGTTAGTGAAAATCACAGATACAAAGGGTTATGGGTGCAATGTGATATTTGTGATGCATGGCAACATGCTGACTGCGTTGGTTATTCACCTAAAGGAAGAATTCTCAAACCCATTGACACCGAGGGTGGGAACTgtagaaaggaaaagagaaataatAGGAATACATTGAATGTAATTGTGAGAGCTGAGGAACATGTTTGTACGCCTTGCTTAGAGCTGATGCAGGCTACCGATTCCCCAATGGCTACAGGTGCAACTCTAATTGTCTGTCCTGCTCCCATATTATTCCAGTGGCAAGCTGAGATTTTACG TCATACTCATCCAGGTTCAATAAAACTACTTGTCTACGAAGGAGTGAGGGATACTTCTCTTTTAAGCACATTGTCTGTGCAGATTAATGATCTCATCAATTCTGATATAGTCTTAACATCCTATGATGTGCTTAAAGAAGACCTATCGCATGATTCTGATCGGCACGAAGGTGATCGTCGCTTCATGAGATTCCAGAAGAG GTACCCTGTTATCCCTACTCCTCTCACTAGGATCTTTTGGTGGAGGATTTGTTTGGATGAGGGACAAATGGTAGAGAGCAATGCTACTGCTGCTACTGAAATGGCTTCACGACTTTATGCTAGTCACCGGTGGTGCATCACAGGGACTCCCATACAAAGGAAACTTGAAGATTTATATGGACTATTGCGATTTGTCAAAGCAAGTCCATTTAATGTTCATAGATGGTGGGTTGAAGTTATAAGAGATCCATATGAG AGGAGGGATCCTGGTGCTATGGAATTCACACACAAATTCTTTAAGCAAATCATGTGGCGTTCTTTGAAAATACATGTTACAGATGAATTGCAGCTACCTCCCCAGGAGGAACAAGTCACTTGGCTAACGTTTTCACCAATTGAAGAGCATTTTTACCAGAGGCAGCATGAAACTTGTGTGAGTTATGCCCGTGAAGTTATTCAAGGTTTGAAAGATGATTTTGTCAAAAAGAAAGTCCCAG ATTGCATCTCTTCTGATATTCCATCTGATCTTCTTATCAACCATGCGGATGCTGGAAAACTGCTGAGCACACTTTTGAAGCTTCGCCAAGCTTGCTGTCACCCACAAGTAGGAAGTTCGGGACTGCGGTCATTGCAACAATCCCCAATGACAATGGAGGAAATATTGATG GTCCTTGTTAGTAAGACCAAGATAGAAGGAGAGGAAGCTCTGAGGAGATCAGTTGTTGCTTTAAATGCACTTGCTGGAATAGCTATTATTGAGAAGAAATTTTCTGAAGCCTTCTCGCTATATAAAGAAGCTCTAGAATTGGCAGAGGAGAACAATGAAGATTTTCGCTTAGATCCTCTATTGAGCATTCACATCCATCACAATCTTGCTGAGATACTTCCATTAGCTGTGGACCAGTCACAATCTCGTTTAAAAGATCAATTTTGTCCAAGGACTAGCGAAGTGAAGGCAGCCAGGATGGATGACTCTGAAAAGTATGATAATCATGTTCATGTCATGAAGAAACAAAAAGTTAGTGAGACCCTGTATGCTCCTTGTAGTGAAGATAATACAGGGAAGATGATAGACCGTCCTCTTGAGCTGACAAGAAAAGATACAAACaccaaaaaggaagaaaattgtgAGCCTCATCTGTCAAGTAGTTACTTCGATGATATCTCTATAAGAAAAGCATGTGAGGCTATGAGGCAGAAATATCTAGCTGTCTTTTCCTCAAAGCTCTCTGTTGCCCAGCAAGAGTTCACAAAGTCCTATATGCAG GTTGGAAGTGAACTCAAAGACAGGGGAAATCTTAACCACGTTTGGTGGTTGGAAGCAGTTCACCATGCTGAACAGAATAAGGACTTCTCTCACGAGTTGATAAGAAAGGTTGAAGAGGCTGTATCTGGAAACCTTAACAACTCAAAATCTAGAGTTGGATCGCG TTTCCGCAGCATTAATGCTTTGAAGTATCATGTCCAGAGTGGTTTGGACCTTTTGGAAGCTTCTAGGAAAGTTGTGCTTGATCGACTTTTAGAAATTGATCAGACCATGGAAAATCCAAAAGAAGAAGATATTGAACGTGTTAGGTACTGTCGAAATTGTCAAGCAGACAGTAACGGACCACCTTGTGTTCTTTGTGAACTAGATGATCTATTTCAG GAATATGAGGCTAGGCTTTTCCGCCTTAATAAAGTACAAGGAGGAATGGTTACTTCTGTTGAAGAGGCCGTTGAAGCTCAAAAGAAAAAGTCAGCACTCAATCGTTTCTATTGGAGTCTATTGCAGCAAAATAAAAACTCAAGTTCATCTAGAGTTGGGTATGAAGAACCTAACAAAAGAGATGTTGGAGAAAAAGTTATG GTGTCTAAGCATCCTTCTGAATTGGAGGTTGTTCTTGGTGTTATCAAGAACTTCTGTAAGACACAACTAGGAAAAGAAAGTATAGCAGCAGCCAACAAGCAGCTGCACCTTCTGGAG TACATGCGAAAGGAGTATGGACATGCAAGGTCCTTAGCCATTGCGCAAGCTCAAGTTTTGAATGCTCATGATGAAATTAAGATGGCAACCACGAGATTGTGCTTAAGGGATGATGATGACAGCTCAGCTTATGCTATCAGTGAGCATGAGCTACCTGCAGCTAGTGTCCAGTATTCTAGCGACAAGTTCATGTCCTTGGCTATGTTAGCGCGTGTAAAAGGAAAACTTCGTTATTTGAAG GGTTTGGTGCAATCTAAACAGAACATACCATTAGATAGTTCCAGTAATCTAGCATTAACTCAACAACCAGCTACCATGTCAACATCTATGGAACAAAAAAGTGAGAACACATCGAAAGCTGATGAGGAATCATGCCCTGTTTGCCAAGAAAAACTAAGCAATCAAAAGATGGTTTTTCAATGTGGACACATTACATGCTGTAAAT GTTTGTTTGCAATGACTGAAAAGACGCTGCATGGTAGTAAAATTCAAACTAAATGGGTGATGTGCCCCACCTGCCGCCAACACACAGATTTTGGGAATATTGCTTATGCAGATGATAGTAAAAATGAAACACTTGATCCTTCAACTTTGCACGAAACTTCTAGGGAGCATGAATTGTCCATTACAGTTCAAGGTTCCTATGGAACGAAGGTCTGCAGTCCTGCCTAA